The Acidimicrobiia bacterium nucleotide sequence GCCCTGTCGGTCCTCCAACTCCTCGCCGTGTCGGCCGTCCTTCTCGTCTACGGCCGGTCGCAGCGGACGGGCACAGTGGAACAGCCGCTGCGCTCCCGGGGTGAGACGACACGTCGCCCCCGGGGTGCGGGGCAGTGGTCGCTCGTCGGCGTCAACCTCGCCGTGGTCGTGGCGCTCATCGGCGTCCCGATCGGCGTTCTCGTCCAACGCTCGTTCGACACGGCGACGGGTCTCGGCCTGCGCTACTACCGCGAGTTGGCGGCGGATCCGCGCGGGAGCACACTGTTCGTCCCACCCATCGAGGCCATACGCAACTCCCTCGTGTTCGCCCTCGTCGCGACGCTCATCGCCGTGGTTCTCGGCACGATGATCGCCGTCGTCGTGACGTCGCCGGGAGCGACACGGCGCGGGCTCGACCTGCTCGTCATGCTCCCGCTCGGTGCGTCGGCGGTCACACTCGGCTTCGGCTTCCTGATCGCCCTCGACCAGCCCCCCTTCGACCTGCGGTCGTCCCCGTGGCTGATACCGATCGCCCACGCCCTCGTCGCCACGCCGTTCGTCGTGCGGGTCCTCGTCCCGGTGCTGCGGTCCATCGACTCCCGTCTACGCGAGGCAGCGACGATGCTGGGCGCCGGCCCTGTGCGTGCGTGGCGCGAGGTCGACCTGCCGATCGTGGGTCGTGCCGTGGCCGTGGGCGCCGGATTCGCGTTCGCCATCTCGATGGGTGAGTTCGGCGCCACGGCCTTCATCGCGCGGCCCGACTACCCCACCATCCCCATCGCCATCTTCCGCTTCCTCGGCCAGCCGGGGGCGCTCAGCTTCGGGCAGGCCATGGCCATGAGCACCATCCTCGTGGCGGTCACGGCCACGGCGGTCTTCCTCATCGACCGTGTGCGGGTCGGAAACGTGGGCCAGTTCTGATGGGTGACGTCGACGAGCTGTCCGGCCGGCGACCCGGGCGAGGAGGAGGGAGGGCGGCCGTGCTGGAGATCGACGCCCTCCGACGCTCGTACGGTGACGTCGACGCGCTCGGTGGGTGCGGTGGGCTCGACCTCACCGTCGCCGACGGCGAGATCGTGGGCGTCCTCGGCCCGAGTGGGTGCGGGAAGACGACGCTGTTGCGGCTGCTCGCCGGCCTGGAGGAGCCCGACACCGGCACCATCCGCTGGGACGGGCACGACCTCGCCGGCGTGCCACCCGACACGCGCGGCTTCGGCCTCATGTTCCAGGACCACGTGCTGTTCCCCCACCGCGACGTGGCGGGCAACGTCGCGTTCGGGCTCCGGATGCAGAGGACCCCCAGGTCGCAGGTGGACGATCGTGTCGCGGAGGTGCTCACGACCGTCGGTCTGGCCGGGACGCAGCATCGTGCCGTGTCGACACTGTCGGGCGGTGAGCAGCAACGGGTCGCTCTCGCCCGCGCCCTGGCCCCCCGACCGCGGCTTCTCATGCTCGACGAGCCGCTGGGAGCACTCGACCGCGCTCTGCGGGAACGGCTCGTGGTCGACCTGCGGAGCATCCTGCGGGACCTCGGCACCACGGCGGTGTACGTGACGCACGACCAGGACGAGGCCTGCACGGTCGCCGACCGTGTCGTCGTGATGCGCGCAGGAAACGTCGAACAGGACGGCACGCCCCGCGACGTGTGGCACGACCCCGTGAACGCCTTCGTCGCCGGGTTCCTGGGCTGGACCGACATCCACGACGGTACGGGCATTCGTCCCGGGGGCGTCGTCCTCGATACGGAGGGTGAAATCGGCGCCGAGGTGGTCGACGTGCTGTTCCAACGGAACCGCTTCGTCGTGCGGGTGCGCACCGCCGACGACCGGGTGCTCACGACGTCGGTGGCCGACACGCCCCCGTCGGTGGGCGACCACGTGCACGTCGCCGTCGACCCCGATGCCGTCCTCACCTTCGGCGCTTAGACCACCACGCTCTGCACGAACCCCCACCGGGTTGGTGCGATCCCGCTACCCGGTTCGAGGCCGGGTTGGTGCAGAAACCCGGCCCATGACCCGGAAATCGCACCATCTCGGGGGGGTCAGTGGCCCTGGCGGAAGAAGGGCGCTGTGCCGCCCGCCTGGATGGCGTCGCACAGCCGTTGGAGAGCGTGCACGTAGGCCGCAACCCGCAGGCTCACCGACAACTCCCCGGACAACCCGCGCACGGCCGCGAACTCGCGGCGCATCCGGGCAGCGAGCCGATCGTGGACCGTTTCGAGCGGCCAGTAGTCGCCGGTGCGGTTCTGGACCCACTCGAAGTAGCTCACGGTGACGCCCCCGGCGTTGGCGACGATGTCGGGAACGACGGTGACGCCCGCGTCCTCGAGGAACGGATCGGCACCGGCGCTCACGGGGCCGTTGGCCACCTCGACAACGGTGCGCGCACGCACCCGCTTGGCATTGTCCTCGGTGATCACACCCTCGATGGCAGCCGGCACGAGAATGTCGACATCGAGCTCCAGGAGCTCCTCGTTGCTGATCCCGTCGGCGGGTGCGACCTCACACACCGCACCCCTGCAGTACACGGCCTCCAGCCTTCGGGTTTCCTCCTTGAAGCGAACGAGGCTCGCCACGTCGAGACCCTCCGGTCGGTAGAGGCCGCCCTGGGAGTCGCTGACCGCCACGACGCTGTAGCCCGCCTCGTCGAGGCGCAACGCCACGGAGCGGCCGGCGTTGCCGAAACCGTGCACCGCGACCGTCGTGTTCTCCCGATCCCAGGCGTTGGCGTTCGCCAGATCCTCGATGCAGTGGAACGCGCCGCGCCCCGTGGCGTCGTCGCGACCGAGGCTTCCACCGAGCTCGATGGGCTTGCCGGTGATCACCGCGGGAGTCCGCGTCCGCTTGATCGTCGAGTACTCGTCCATCATCCAGCCCATGATCCGGGCGTTGGTGTAGACGTCGGGCGCGGGTACGTCGGTCTCGGGTCCGATGAAGTCGGCAACATGCTCGATGTAGCCGCGACTGAGGCGTTCCAACTCGAGGTGCGACAACTGCTTCGCGTCGACGACCACGCCGCCCTTGGCGCCGCCGAAGGGCAGCCCGAGGGCTGCGCACTTGAAGGTCATCCAGAAGGCCAGTGACTCCACCTCGTCGAGGCCGAGTTTCGGGTGGAAGCGGATCCCGCC carries:
- a CDS encoding iron ABC transporter permease: MVPPLAFLAVFFVYPLVSILRESFTRVDGGLLSTFGNVLGDAALRDVIWFTAWQAAVSTVLTLLVALPGAYVFARYDFPGKGVVRALATVAFVLPTVVVGSAFLALLGPSGPLGVDLVGTVWAIFIAHVFFNYAVVLRTVGGFWANLDPRAVDAARVLGASRLRAFRSVTLPLLRPAITSAALIVFLFTFTSFGVILILGGSTHATIEVEIYRQTTQFLDLPFAAALSVLQLLAVSAVLLVYGRSQRTGTVEQPLRSRGETTRRPRGAGQWSLVGVNLAVVVALIGVPIGVLVQRSFDTATGLGLRYYRELAADPRGSTLFVPPIEAIRNSLVFALVATLIAVVLGTMIAVVVTSPGATRRGLDLLVMLPLGASAVTLGFGFLIALDQPPFDLRSSPWLIPIAHALVATPFVVRVLVPVLRSIDSRLREAATMLGAGPVRAWREVDLPIVGRAVAVGAGFAFAISMGEFGATAFIARPDYPTIPIAIFRFLGQPGALSFGQAMAMSTILVAVTATAVFLIDRVRVGNVGQF
- a CDS encoding ABC transporter ATP-binding protein; the protein is MGDVDELSGRRPGRGGGRAAVLEIDALRRSYGDVDALGGCGGLDLTVADGEIVGVLGPSGCGKTTLLRLLAGLEEPDTGTIRWDGHDLAGVPPDTRGFGLMFQDHVLFPHRDVAGNVAFGLRMQRTPRSQVDDRVAEVLTTVGLAGTQHRAVSTLSGGEQQRVALARALAPRPRLLMLDEPLGALDRALRERLVVDLRSILRDLGTTAVYVTHDQDEACTVADRVVVMRAGNVEQDGTPRDVWHDPVNAFVAGFLGWTDIHDGTGIRPGGVVLDTEGEIGAEVVDVLFQRNRFVVRVRTADDRVLTTSVADTPPSVGDHVHVAVDPDAVLTFGA
- a CDS encoding Glu/Leu/Phe/Val dehydrogenase; this translates as MTGPVLSGAIASMEAAAEHVNPDPEVLERLKVPQAVLQVWIPVRMDDGSERIFEGLRVRHTDVRGPSKGGIRFHPKLGLDEVESLAFWMTFKCAALGLPFGGAKGGVVVDAKQLSHLELERLSRGYIEHVADFIGPETDVPAPDVYTNARIMGWMMDEYSTIKRTRTPAVITGKPIELGGSLGRDDATGRGAFHCIEDLANANAWDRENTTVAVHGFGNAGRSVALRLDEAGYSVVAVSDSQGGLYRPEGLDVASLVRFKEETRRLEAVYCRGAVCEVAPADGISNEELLELDVDILVPAAIEGVITEDNAKRVRARTVVEVANGPVSAGADPFLEDAGVTVVPDIVANAGGVTVSYFEWVQNRTGDYWPLETVHDRLAARMRREFAAVRGLSGELSVSLRVAAYVHALQRLCDAIQAGGTAPFFRQGH